The stretch of DNA TCGCCATCGGCTATGTGGTCGAGCTGGCCCGCGCCAGCGAGCAGGCCCTGGCCAGGGCGCTGGAGATCCAGGCGGTGACCCGGGAGCGGGAGCGGCTGGCCCGCGACATCCACGACGGGGTGCTCCAGGTCCTGGCGATGGTGCAGCGCCGCGGCGCCGAGGTCGGCGGCGAGGCCGCGGAGATCGGCCGGATGGCGGGGGAGCAGGAGATCGCGCTGCGGGCGCTGATCGCCGAGGGCCTGGTGCCCAACCCGTCCTACGAGGCCCCGCGACGTCCGAAGCGCCGGCCCGATCCGGGGGAGCCGCAGGACCTGCGGGCACTGCTCACCCCGCTGGCCGGCTCCCGGGTGACGGTGTCCGCCCCGGGGACACCGGTGCTGCTCCCCGGCCGTGCGGCCAGTGAGCTGAGCGCGGCTGTCAGTGCCGCAGTGGACAATGTGCGCAAGCACGCGGGGGAGCAGGCGCACGCCTGGATCCTGGTCGAGGACGAGCCGGACGGGGTGGTCGTCAGCGTCCGCGACGACGGTCCCGGGTTCGCCCAGGAGCGGTTGGGAGAGGCCGAGCAGGAGGGGCGGCTCGGGGTCTCCCAGTCGATCCGGGGCCGACTGCGGGATCTGGGCGGCAGCGCCGAGATCAGCTCTGCCGCCGGCCAGGGCACCGAGGTCGAGCTGCGGGTGCCCCGTCAGCGAGTCGAACGAGGGAGCACGCAGTGACGGTCGAACAGAACGCCGGTGGTCAGCCCGCCGAGGAGCAGCAGGCGATCCGGGTGATGGTGGTGGACGACCACCCGATGTGGCGCGAGGCGGTGGCCCGGGACCTGGGCGCGGCCGGCTGCCAGGTGGTCGCCACGGCGGGGGACGGCCGCGAGGCGGTGCGCCGCGCGCCGGCCGCCGCCGCGCACGTGGTCGTCCTCGACCTGAACCTGCCGGACCTGCCGGGGGTCGAGGTCTGCCGTCAGCTGATGGCGCACGACCCGGCGCCCCGGGTGCTGGTGCTGTCCGCGAGCGGGGAGCACGCGGACGTGCTGGAGGCGGTGAAGTCCGGCGCCACCGGCTACCTGGTCAAGTCGGCCAGCCGGGAGGAGCTGCTGGACGCGGTCCGCCGCACCGCCGTCGGCGACCCGGTGTTCACCCCGGGGCTGGCCGGCCTGGTGCTGGGCGAGTACCGCCGGCTGGCGGCCGAGCCGGTGCAGGCCGGGTCCCGTACCCCGGCCGCCCCGCAGCTCACCGACCGGGAGACCGAGGTGCTGCGGCTGGTCGCCAAGGGGCTGGCCTACAAGCAGATAGCCGACCGGCTGGTGCTGTCGCCGCGCACCGTGCAGAACCACGTCCAGAACACCCTGGGCAAGCTCCAGCTGCACAACCGGGTGGAGCTGGTCCGCTACGCCATCGAGCGCGGCCTCGACGACGAGGTCTAGTCCGGACCCGCCCTGTGCACAGCAGGGTGCATCCATCCCGCCCGCCGCTACCGTGAAGTGACAGTTCGTCATACTCAGGGGAGGGGACGGATATGCGGATCGGCGTGCTCACCGGCGGCGGGGACTGCCCCGGGCTCAACGCGGTCATCAGGGGGGTCGTCCGCAAGGGCGTCGAGGTCTACGACTACGAGTTCACCGGTTTCCGGGACGGCTGGCGCGGCCCGCTGGAGGGCGCCACCCTTCCCCTCGGCATCCCGGAGGTCCGGGGCATCCTGCCGCGTGGCGGCACCGTCCTGGGCTCCTCGCGCACCAATCCGCTCAAGGTCGCCGACGGCATCCGCAAGGTCAAGGAGAACCTGGACAAGTACCAGGTGGACGCACTGATCGTGATCGGCGGCGAGGACACCCTCGGGGTCGCCGCCACCCTGCACGACAACGGCGTGAACGTCGTGGGCGTGCCCAAGACCATCGACAACGACCTCAACGCCACCGACTACACCTTCGGGTTTGACACCGCCGTCAACATCGCCACCGAGGCCATCGACCGGCTGCACACCACCGCGGAGTCGCACCGCCGGGTGCTGGTCATCGAGGTGATGGGTCGTCATGCCGGATGGATAGCCCTGCACTCGGGCATCGCGGGCGGCGCCAATGTGATCCTGATTCCCGAGCAGCGGTTCGACATGGACCAGGTCTGCGCCTGGGTCGAGCAGCGCTTCCGGATCAACTACGCGCCGATCGTGGTGGTCGCGGAGGGGGCGATGCCGGTCGAGGGCCAGATGGTGCTCAAGGACGACACCCGCGACGCGTTCGGCCATGTCCGGCTCTCCGGGATCGGGGAGTGGCTGGCGCACGAGATCGAGGCCCGCACCGGGAAGGAGGCGCGGACCACCGTCCTCGGACACATCCAACGAGGCGGCACCCCCAGCGCCTTCGACCGCTGGCTGGCCACCCGCTTCGGCCTGCACGCGATCGACGCGATCCACGACGGCGACTACGGATCGATGGTCGCTCTGCGCGGCACCGACATCGTCAGCGTCCCGCTCGCCGACGCCACCGCCCGGATCAAGACCGTCGAACCCGCGCTGTACTCCGAGTTCGACGTCTTCTTCGGTTAGAGGGGGTTGCTGTTCGCGCAGTTCCCCGCGCCCCTAAAAGGGGGCGCGGGGCTGTGTTTGATTAACTGCGTGCGCGAAACGGACCGGGACCGTTACAACGGCGGCAACCCCGGCGGGGTGACCGCAGGTGTCGCCTCGAGCGCCCGGAGGGCTGTGCGGACGGCCTCGTCGAGCTGCGGGTCGCGCCCCGCCCCCCAGTCCTCGGGGGTGCAGACCACCTCGACGTCCGGGTCGACCCCGTGGTTCTCCAGGTCCCAGTCGTAGCCCTCGAACCAGGTGCGGAACCGCGGCTGGGTGACCCCGGTACCGTCGACCAGCTTGTAGTGGCCGTCGATGCCGACCACCCCGCCCCAGGTCCTGACGCCGACCACCGGACCCAGGCCGTAGGCCTGGAACGCGGCGTTGATGTTGTCGCCGTCCGACCCGGACCACTCGTCCGCGACCGCCACCAGCGGTCCCCGCGGGGCGTCCTCCGGGTACCGGGGGTGCGGCCTGAACCCGCGGATCGTGTGCCATTTGACGACCCGTCGGCGCAGCTTCTCGACGACCAGCTGCGAGGTGTGGCCGCCCCGGTTCTCGCGGGTGTCCACCACCAGGCCGTCCAGGGCCGCCTCGGTGTGCAGGTCCCGGTGCAGCTGGGCCCAGCCTGAACTGATCTGGTCGGGCAGGTGCAGATACCCGAGCCGTCCGCCGGACAGCTCGCGGACCCGGGCCCGACGGCCGGCCACCCAGTCGTGGTAGCGCAGCGGCTCCTCGTCGGCCAGCGGGACCACGACCACGGCGTACTCGCCGCCCTCCGCGGTGCCCAGGGTGAGCTCGACCGGCTTGCCCGCCGTGCCGGCCAGCAGCGGGGCCGGACCGGCCACCGGGTCGACCGCGCGGCCGTTGACGGCGAGGACGGCGTCCCCGGCCCTGATCCCCAGCCCGGGCGCGGCCAGCGGCGACCGCGCCGCCGGGTCGGATATCTCGCCGGGCACGATCCTGACGATGCGCCAGGTCCCGTCCGCGTCGCGGACCAGGTCGGCCCCCAGCAGCCCCAGCCGTCGGGCGTCCGCCACCCGTGCGGCCTTGGGCTGTACGTAGGCGTGGGAGCTGCCCATCTCGCCCTGGACCTCCCAGAGCAGGTCGACCAGGTCGTCGTGGCTGCCGAGCCGGTCCACCAGCGGACGGTAGCGCTGCTGCACCGCCTCCCAGTCCACCCCGCCCAGGTCCACCCGCCAGTAGTTGTCCCGCATCAGCCGGGCGGCCTCGGCCACCATCTGCCGCCACTCGGCCGACGGGTCGAGAGTGACCCTGATCCGGTCCAGGTCGACGGTGACGGCCTCGCCGTCGGCGTCGTCCTTGTCCACCTTCCGGTCGGCCGGGACCACCCGCAGCTCCTTGCCGTCGACCAGGGCCAGCCTGGTCCCGTCGCCGGAGGCGGTGTAGCGGTCCACGGCGTCCGCCAGGGTCTCCAGGCGGTGGGCGGCGAGGTCGAAGTACTCCAGGGAGCTGCGTTTCGCCGGGGTGGCCGGGGTGGCCTTGGCGTTCCCCAGGGTCCCGGTCAGCGGGTGGTGCAGCCAGGCGAAGCCGCCCTTGACCGCGCGCAGCGCCTCGTAGCGGCCGGCCTCGACCGGGAACGGGACGACCCGGGCGGCGATCCCGTCCGTGTCGACGCGGATCGCGGCGGCAGCGTCGACCGGAGTATCCTCCTTGGCCCTGCCGGGCCTGCGGCCCTGCGGCAGCGGGTCGAACGGCGAGAGCGTGTCGGCGGTCAGCAGCGTCAGGTACGGACGGCAGGCCAGCGGGAAGGAGAGGTCGAAGACGTGCTCGTCGTAGACCGGGTCGAACTCGCGGATCGACAGGAAGGCCAGATACCTGCCGTCGGCACTGAAGGCGGGCGACCGGTCGTTGAAGCGCACCGGGGTGACCTCGGTGATCGCGCCGTCGGAGAGCCGGGCGAGCCGGATCTGGCGCAGCCGCTCGTTGAGGTCGGCGCCGTGCGACCAGGCCAGCCAGGCCGAGTCGGGCGAGAAGGCCAGGCCGGTCGCCTCGATGGCCTCACTGCGGTCCAACTCCCGTACGGAGCCGTCCGCGACCGTGACCAGCAGCACCGCGCCGTCCCGGTTGGCGACGGCCAGGACCGCGCCGTCCGGCGCGGCGACCAGTTCCTCGACCCGGCCGAGCGCGCCGACGGCGACCCTGCGGCCGTCGGAGAACTCCAGGCCGTCCTCGCCCTCGGCGTCGGTGACCCAGACCGACGCGCCGTCAGGCAGCGGCTGCGGCAGCCGGTTGCGCACGCCCGGCGAGTCCGCCAGCACCCGCGCCGGCCCGTCCTGGTGGGTGACCCGGTGGACGGTGCCGCGCACCTCGACCAGGCTGGACCGTCCCTCGGCGTCGGGGGACACCGTGCCGAGGTGTTCCGCCGCGGGGATCGGCCGGGGCCGGCGGGCGGTGCGCGGGCCGCCCAGGCCGATGTCGATCCGCTGCGGTTCGGCCCCGGCGAGGTCGTCCACCAGCCACAGTCCGCCGCCGCGCTGGAAGACCACCCGGCTGCCGTCGGTGGACGCGTTGCGGGCGTAGAACTCGTCGGGCTCGCTGTGGACCCGCAGGTCGGAGCCGTCCGGGAGGCTGGAGTAGAGCCGCCCGACACCCTCGTGGTCGCTCAGGAACGCGATCCGGACGCCGACCCACATCGGCGAGTCGATGTTCCCGTCCAACTCCTGGTGGACCCGCGCGAACGCGCCGTCCGTGCCGAGCCACAGCTTCCCGGCCCGGCCGCCGCGGTAGCGCTTCCAGTGGGCGGGCTCGCGGCCGCCGTTCGCCGTGGCCAGCAGCGCGCGCGAGCCGCCGGGCTCCAGCGCGAGCCCGCCGAGCCGTCCGTACGGCAACTGCCGGGCCGGGCCGCCGTCCAGCGGCACGGCGAAGGCCCAGGGATGGGCCCGGGACATTCTCCCCACGGTGCTCACCGCCAGCGGTTCGCCCTCCGGAGTCCACCCGAGCAGCGAGGTCTGTGCGCTGCCCCAGTAGGTCAGCCGCCGGGCCGGACCGCCCTCGACCGGCGCGACATGCACCTCGGGTGCGCCGTCGGCGGTCGACGCCCAGGCGAGCAGCGAGCCGTCCGGGGAGAAGCGCGGCCGCGCGACGGGCACCTGATCGGCACTCACCCGCCAGGCTCTGCCCCCGAGGGGCGCGACCCAGACGTCGTCCTCGGCCACAAAGGTGACTGCGTCGCGATGGATGTGCGGGTACCGGAAATAGCCTTCAGCAAAGGTCACTGAGGCACCCTAGCTGTCACCACGCGCAGTGTGGGTGGTTGTTCGCGCAGTTCCCCGCGCCCCTCTTCAGGGGCGCGGGGAACTGCGCGAACACCGGCCACGACGGCGCCGCACTAGACCACTGACCGCTCACCCAACTCAGCCAGCATCCCGGCCACGATCCCGACTCCGTCGAGAGTCAGCACCGACTCCGGATGGAACTGCACCCCCGCGAACCCCGGCCCCCGCAGCGCGAAGACGTCACCCGTCACCGCGTCACGGCTCACCTCGATCCCCCGTGCCGCGAGCCGCGCGACATCGCCCGAGTCGCACACCGCCGTGAACGTGTTGTAGAAGCCCACCGTCCGTGCCGTCCCGAAGAGGTCGATCCGCTCCTGCGCGCCCTGGTACGGCACGGCCTTCCGTCGTAGCGGAAGCCCCAGGGACGCGCACAGCAGCTGGTGGCTCAAGCAGACCGCGAGCAGTCCGTCCGGCCGCCCGGTCGCCATCAGCTCGCCCACCACGCCCTGCATCCGTCGCATCTTCTGGTCCGTCAGATCGGCCGGGTCGCCCGGGCCGGGGCCCAGCACCAGCGGGCCCCGGTGCGCGGCGACCGCCTCGGCCAGACCGGGGAGGTCATAGCGGCGGACGGTGACCCGGTGCCCCAGCGAGCGCAGCAGATGCGCCAGCATCGAGGTGAAGGTGTCCTCGCAGTCGATCACCAGGACGTGCCGCGGGTCGTCGGTGGCCGGGGCCGCGGTCTGCATCCGCAGCCAGAACGGCGCCAGGTTGCTCCGCCTGGCGTCCAGCGCGGCCTGCACCCGGTGGTTGTCGGCCAGCCGGGGCGCCCGCCCTGCCCCCGCCGTCGTCCCGGCCCCGGCCCGCGCCGGAACCGCGCCGATCGCGCCGAGCACCCCCGCCGCCTTGGCGTGCGTCTCGGCCACCTCCGCGTAGGGGTCGGAGTGCCGCACCAGCGTCGCGCCGACCCGCACCGCCAGCCTGCCGCTCGCCGGGTCGATGTCGGCGGTGCGGATCAGGATGGGGGAGTCCAGGGTCTGGCCCCCGCCGGAGGTGCGGCCGATCAGCGCCAGCGCGCCCGCGTAGTAGCCGCGCCCGGTCGGCTCGTAGCGGGAGATGACCCGGGTCGCGTTCTGCAGCGGGCTGCCGGTGACGGTGGCGGCGAACATGGTCTCCCGGAGCACCTGGCGGACGTCCAGGGTGGTGCGTCCGCGCAGCTCGTACTCGGTGTGGGCGAGGTTGGCCATCTCCTTGAGGCGCGGGCCCAGCACCTGGCCGCCCAGGTCGCCGACCGCGCACATCATCTTGAGCTCCTCGTCCACGACCATGGTGAGCTCCTCCAGCTCCTTGGGGTCGTGCAGGAACGCGAGCAGCGACTCCAGGCCGGGGCCCTCGGCCGGGTAGCGGTACGTCCCGGAGATCGGGTTCATCACCACCGTCCCGCCGGCCTGCCGGACATGGACCTCGGGACTGGCCCCCACCAGCACCCTCTCGCCGGTGTGCACCAGGAAGGTCCAGTACGCCCCGCGCTCCTGCTCCAGCAGCCGCCGGAACAGGGTCAGCGCCAGCGCCGGGGAGAAGTCCCGCAGGGTCCCGGTGAAGTCGCGCCGGATGACGAAGTTGGCCCCCTCGCCCCGGCCGATCTCGTCCTCGATCACCCGCCGGACGATCTCCGCGTAGGCGTCGTCCGAGAGGTCGAACCCGCCGTCGTCCAGCCGGACCGGGAGCTGCGGCAGCGCCGCCCGCAGCTCGGCCAGCGGCAGGGCGAACGACTCGCGCACCTTCAGGGCCTGCAGCGGGGTGCCGTCGTCGCGGGCCTCGAAGCCGCGTTCCCGCAGCTGCCGGTAGGGGACCAGGGCCAGCAGGTCGTGCACCGGGACGCCGGGAGCGCCCTCGGGCAGCGGCAGCTGCGCCAGCGTCTCGTAGCTGCCGACCTCGCCGAACAGCACCTCGACGGTGTCCGGGGCGAGCCGTGGGGCGCGGCGGTGCAGCAGGGCGAAGGGTTCGCCGGCGTCGACGAGCCTGGCGACCAGGGCAGCGGCATCGACCGGATCAGTGGCGTTGGTCACAGCGGGAGCCTTTCCGAGGGAGGTGCGGCGGGAGTGGTGCCGGCCGGCTCGGGGCGGTGTCCGCTGGAGAAGCAGAACGGCCGCCCCGAGGGGCGGCCGTTGAGTCTGCGTGGGAACGCGCGATCAGTGGGCCGCCTCGGGGACGGTCCACCACCAGGAGTAGGTGCGCTGCGTATTCACGGCCCCGACCTTAGCGGATCGGGAGGCGGAGCGGCATCAGATCAGCGGCATGTCTCAGTCAGCGGTCGCCAGGACATTTCGGTTGCGTTACCCCGTAGCCTTGGCCCTGTGACCGTGACCGTTGAAACCCACCCCGAAGGGGACGGAGCCCAGGGCTTCTCCTGGCAGTCCCTTCCCGCGGCGCAGCAGCCCGAGTGGCCGGACCCCGAGGCTCTGCGCAAGTCCCTTGCGGACCTCGCCTCCTATCCGCCGCTCGTGTTCGCCGGCGAGTGCGATCAGCTGCGCACCCGTCTCGCCGCCGTGGCCCAGGGTGAGGCGTTCCTGCTCCAGGGCGGCGACTGCGCCGAGGCCTTCGACGGCGTTTCGGCGGACCAGATCCGCAACAAGCTGAAGACGCTGCTGCAGATGGCCGTGGTCCTCACCTACGCCGCCTCCGTCCCGGTGGTGAAGGTCGGCCGGATCGCGGGCCAGTACTCCAAGCCGCGCTCCAAGCCCACCGAGACCCGCGACGGCGTGACCCTGCCGGTGTACCGGGGCGACTCGGTGAACGGCTTCGCCTTCACGCCCGAGTCGCGCCGCCCGGACCCGGAGCGGCTGAAGCGGATGTACAACGCCTCCGCCTCCACCCTCAACCTGGTCCGCGCCTTCACCACCGGCGGCTACGCGGACCTCCGCCAGGTCCACGCCTGGAACCAGGACTTCGTCCGCAACTCGCCCTCCGGTCAGCGCTACGAGCGCCTCGCCAAGGAGATCGACAGCGCGCTGTCCTTCATGAACGCCTGCGGGGTGGACCCGGAGGAGTTCCGTACGGTCGAGTTCTACTCCTCGCACGAGGCGCTGGTGCTGGACTACGAGACGGCGCTGACCCGCACCGACTCCCGTACCGGCAAGCTCTACGACGTCTCCGGCCACATGGTCTGGATCGGCGAGCGCACCCGGCAGCTGGACCACGCCCACATCGAGTTCGCCTCGCAGATCAGCAACCCGATCGGGGTGAAGCTCGGCCCGACCACCACCGTGGACGAGGCGCTGACGCTGATCGACCGGCTGGACCCGAAGCGCGAGCCGGGCCGGCTCACCTTCATCACCCGGATGGGCGCGGGCAAGGTCCGCGACAACCTGCCCGAGCTGGTGGAGAAGGTCACCGCGAGCGGCGCCGTGCCGGTGTGGATCTGCGACCCGATGCACGGCAACACCTTCGAGGCGGAGACCGGGCACAAGACCCGCCGCTTCGACGACGTGCTCGACGAGGTCAAGGGCTTCTTCGAGGTGCACCGTGCGCTGGGCACCCACCCGGGCGGCATCCATGTGGAGCTGACCGGCGACGATGTCACCGAGTGCGTGGGGGGCGGCGACGAGGTCTTCGTCGACGACCTGCACCAGCGCTACGAGACGGCCTGCGACCCGCGGCTCAACCGCAGCCAGTCGCTGGACCTGGCGTTCCTCGTAGCGGAGATGTACCGAGGCGCGTAGCCCCGGCCGGTGTGACGAAGACCCCTCCGGATCTGCGAAAGCGGAACCGGAGGGGTCTTTTAGCACCTGCTCCGATTGGGTAAGGTTAGCCTTAGCTCAACCGGACGCCATCGGAAAGGACCGTCATGTACGTGTGCGTGTGCCATGCGGTCACCGAGCAGCGCGTCCGTGCGGAGATCGCCTCCGGGGCCACCACGCCCCGCCAGGTCGCCAACGGCTGCAAGGCCGGAACCGACTGCGGCTCCTGCGTCCGCCGGATACAGTCCATCCTCGGCAACGAGGGCGCCCGCCCCTGCCCGACCGCCCGCCTCGCCGCACTGCTGGGCCTCCCGGCGCCGGCAGCCGAGGAGAAGGCGAAGGCCGGCGCCGAGGCCGCCTGACTGCGGGCCCGCTTCAGCGTCTAACTGTCCGGCTGCTCGATCAGCGACTGGATGTAGAGCGGCTCGCCCAGTTTCTCCAGCAGTTCGAGCTGGGTGTCCAGGTAATCGATGTGGTGCTCCTCGTCCTTGAGGATGTGCTCGAAGATGTTGGCCGAGGTCACGTCGCCCTTGGCCCGCATCACCACGATGCCGCGCCGCAGCCGGTCGATCGCCTCCACCTCGACCTGGCGGTCGGCCGTGAACATCTCGCCGACGGTCTGGCCCACCCGGATGTGGAACAGCCGCTGGTAGTTGGGCAGTCCGTCGAGGAAGAGGATCCGGTCGGTGAGGATCTCCGCGTGCTTCATCTCGTCGATGGACTCGGAGCGGGTGTACTTTGCGAGCTTGGTCCAGCCGAAGTTCTCCTGCATCTTGTAATGCAGAAAGTATTGATTGATCGCGGTCAATTCCGCAGTCAGCTGCTCATTGAGGAACTCGATGACCTCGGGGTCGCCCTGCATCGTTCGCACCCTTTCTATGCCGCTCAAGATGGTTCGGGGCATAGTTCCACTACGGAGGATCGAGTTCCAGTAAGGTCACACTCGCCTCCGGGGTCCCCGTGTGCTGTCATCCGGCCGCGATCTGTCACCATGGAGGCATGGGTCAGTCCGAGAACGAGCAGGCCAGGGCCCAGGAGCCCGGCGAGGCGGAGCTTCCGCCGGGCCAGCGCCTGCAGCGTGGATGGCCGGTTCTGCACTACGGGCCCGTCCCCCGATTCAAGCCTTTGACGTGGGAGTTCCAGGTATTTGGAGCAACGGTCTCGGGGGACAAGCACAGCTGGGACCACGAGGGATTCATGACCCTGCCGAGAACCACGGTGACCGCGGATCTTCACTGCGTCACCCGTTTCAGCATGCTGGGCAGTCGCTGGGGCGGGGTCTCGACGGCGACCATTCTGGAACTCGCACCGCCGGCCCCAGAAGTCACCCATGTGATGGTATGGGCCGAGTACGGCTTCAGTTCCAACCTGCGCCTCGCCGACTTCGCCGACGAGTCCTCCCTCTTCGCCACGCACCGCAACGGCGACCCGCTCACGGTCGAGCACGGTTTCCCGGTACGCCTCGTCGTCCCGCACCTCTACGCCTGGAAGGGCCCCAAATGGGTCCGCGGCGTCGAGTACATGACCGCCGACCGCCGCGGTTTCTGGGAGGAACGCGGCTACCACAACATCGGCGACCCCTGGGCCGAGCAGCGCTACTCCTACCAGGAGGTCCCGGGCGACGGCCCGGAGCTCTGAAATCGGTTTGCCCCGATCGGCCGGGGTCGGCAGGATCGCGGGCATGGAGCATCCTGCTGAGGTACTGGTGTACGACCGGGTCGAGCTGCGTCGCAAGCGCCTCGTCGACGTCGACGCGCAGCACCGGGTGGTGCTGGAGTCGCTGGAGCACCTGACCCCCTGGATGCCCTGGGCCTCCGGCTACTCCCGGGACTCCCTGCAGGAGCATCTGACCGAGACTCAGGCTGCCTGGGAGTCGGGTCAGGCGTACGACTACATGATCGTCAGCGAGGGGGAGATCGTCGGCTCCTGCAGTCTGATGCGGCGGATCGGCCCGGGCGGTCTGGAGATCGGCTACTGGATCCACCCGGACCGCACCGGTCGGGGCCTGGTGACCATGGCCACGGCCGCCCTCGTCGAGGCGGCCTTCGCCCTCCCCGGCACCACCCACGTCGAGATCCACCACGACGAGGCCAACACTGCCAGCGGCGCAGTCCCCCGCCGGCTCGGCTTCACCGTCGTCTCCCGCGAGAAGGACCCCACCCGCGGCGGCGCCCCCGCCGAATCCGGCATCACCGTCATCCACCGCCTGGACCGCCTGGACCGCATGGCGCGGTAGCCCGTGAGCTCTGGCGCACGGCTCGGCGGGCTCACAACACCGCGGTGACGGGATGGGCCCAGAGGCCCGACATCGGCAGTGCGGTGATGCGGTCGCCGAACGGAAGCACTTCGTCGCCGAGATAGAACACGACGCCATTCGCGAACCGCTCACCGATGGCATCGCGCAGATAGGCGAGATGCCGGAAGTCCTCGGCGCGCACTGTGGACGAGGCCTTGACCTCAACCGCTCCTACCCGACCGTCCCTCGTCTCGAGGACCAGATCGACCTCCGCCCCGCTGCTCTCGCGATAGTGGTGCACGGAGATGAGTTCGTCGGCCCAGGCGACCTGCTTGGCGATCTCGCCGAA from Streptomyces sp. 846.5 encodes:
- a CDS encoding GNAT family N-acetyltransferase, producing the protein MEHPAEVLVYDRVELRRKRLVDVDAQHRVVLESLEHLTPWMPWASGYSRDSLQEHLTETQAAWESGQAYDYMIVSEGEIVGSCSLMRRIGPGGLEIGYWIHPDRTGRGLVTMATAALVEAAFALPGTTHVEIHHDEANTASGAVPRRLGFTVVSREKDPTRGGAPAESGITVIHRLDRLDRMAR
- a CDS encoding sulfite oxidase-like oxidoreductase, whose protein sequence is MGQSENEQARAQEPGEAELPPGQRLQRGWPVLHYGPVPRFKPLTWEFQVFGATVSGDKHSWDHEGFMTLPRTTVTADLHCVTRFSMLGSRWGGVSTATILELAPPAPEVTHVMVWAEYGFSSNLRLADFADESSLFATHRNGDPLTVEHGFPVRLVVPHLYAWKGPKWVRGVEYMTADRRGFWEERGYHNIGDPWAEQRYSYQEVPGDGPEL